A region of the bacterium genome:
ATGGAAACTGGCCAAAAACTGTGCGGCCTGGCGAAGCCCTTTCCGGTTGCGAAGGCCGCGCGAGCGATGCCAGGCGCGCGCCGATGCGCACCGGGGGCCGTCACGCGACGGCGTCCGCTCTTCTATTCATCGGCCCCAACGGAGTAAACTCCGCCGGCCGCCGCGCCGCTGCTCACGCCGGGCTCTTCCCGCGAATTTCGCGAGTCTCGGCAGCGCATCCAAAAGAGCGGCGCCTGGGCGCGGACGATGCCTAACTTTCGAAGAACACGGCGCACGTGCGTCCTGACGGCGCTTTCATAGAGACACAGCGAAGCGGCTATCTGCAGGTCGCTCAAACCGTGCGCAAGGGCGCGCAGCACCTGCTTTTCGCGGGGCGTGAGTGCGCCGAGACACCCACCTTTCGTCGCAGGTCCGCGCACGTCCCCGGCCCGCCACTGAGCCATGTGGCACTCTCCGGCGTGACATCACAGCGAGGATTCGTAAAGAGACTACAGGCGGAGGGCCGCACACGCTGTGACGTGGATCACTCGTCCGTTCGCGGCCGTGTGGTGCCTCCCGCGCGTCCAACGTTTGCACGCGGGCGAGGCGGGTAGACTCTTTACTGAGGCTTCGACGATCTGGTTTAGGAGGTGAAGCCGCGTGCCGGAATGGGTAGCGTGGTGGCTTATCGGACTAGCGACTGCGGCCATTGTTCTGCACAACGCGGGCGGTAAGTAACAGCCAGCGGCCGTAAACACAACGCAGTTCGAAAGTTGTTGGGCGAGGGGCGGGTGCAGAACCGCCCCTCTGCCTTTTGGGCATTCCCGGCGCGCACCGTGACCGGCCGGGCGTTCCTCTTCGGTCCGCTACGGCAACTTCGGCAGGTTCTGCAAGAAACTCGGCAGGCCGGGGGCTTGCGGTTGCGCGGGTGTCGTCTGCCGGGGCGCCGGCGAGGTCGCGGTGCCGCCGACGAACGAGGGAACGCCGCCGAGCGCGAAATGCGGGTTCGCGACCGCTCCCGTCAGCTTGAACGGCACGCTCGTTGCGCGTGCGCCGGCCGCGCCCGGCACATAGCGGCCCAGCAGCGTGGCCGCCGATGGAATCGGGCTCGGCGATGCGCCCGACGCGCTCAGCGCCATCACGCCCGTCCCCGCGTAATCCAGGCCGCCGTCGAAGCCGATGCTGCCGTGCCCGGTCG
Encoded here:
- a CDS encoding helix-turn-helix transcriptional regulator gives rise to the protein MAQWRAGDVRGPATKGGCLGALTPREKQVLRALAHGLSDLQIAASLCLYESAVRTHVRRVLRKLGIVRAQAPLFWMRCRDSRNSREEPGVSSGAAAGGVYSVGADE